Genomic segment of Streptomyces zhihengii:
CGTCTGCGCGAGTTCGGGTACGTGTAGCGCAGGGCGTTGCCGGGGTCCACCGGCTCGGACCGCGCGAGCAGGTCCTTCATGTGGGAGGTGGGCAGCCCGGCCGCGAAGGCGGCGAAGCCGTCCGGGTCGGTCGGCGCGTAGGAGCGGTGCCAGCCGCCGAGGGTGATGATCCAGCGGTCGTCCTCGACCGCGAACGCCGCCGCCGCGCGCTTGTCGTTCGGCCCGATCGAGGCCATCAGGAAGAGCAGTCCGCCCATCTCGGTGAGGCGGTCGCCGGGGGTCCGGTGGAGCATCCGGCTCGAATAGCCGACGTCGATCTTGACCGTGTCGACCTCGGGGGCCTGGCAGCCGACCTGCTCCAGCCAGCGGTCGCCGCGGTCGCTGCGGCCGGTGGCGTCGACGACCAGATCGGCCTCGATCACCTCCCCGTCGTCGAGCTGCACCCCGGTCACCCGGCCCGGCACCCCGACCACCTGGGTGACCGCCGCGTTGTCCCGCAGCACCGCGTTGGGCAGCGCGCCCACCCGCCGGCGCAGGGAGTGCTCCAGATAGGCCCGGGTCAGACTGACGCCCATCATGCCCGTGGAGTAGGGGATGCGGAACGCGCCCATCTGGTGGAACAGGAGGTCGTTGCCCGGGTCCCAGGGGACGGCGCCGCCCGCGGTCAGCTCCGCGGTCAGACCGGGGAAGACCTTCTCCAGCGCGAGCCGTCCGCCGATCAGCAGGGCGTGGCTGTGGCGGGCCTGCGGCACGCCCTTGCGGTTCGCGGCGTCGGACGGCAACGCGTCCCGGTCGAGCACCGTCACTCTCTCGAACCTGCCGGCCAGAGCACCGGCGGCGGTGAGCCCCGCGACGGAGCCTCCGACGACAACCGCATGCTTACCGAGCACCACGCGAACACCCCCACCTTCACGAGCGGCCCACTGCCGCTCCTGGATCTCCGGGACTGGTGTGAGTCTGCGCGGACCCACCTGGGCGGAGCGCCTCCGTGGTTGCTCAATCGCCCCAACCACCCCAGCCCGTACGGCGATTGAGGCGACGTCCGCAGGACAGCACGGGCCGCCCTCCCAGCCCGTCCGGCACTTGAGGACACGACCACCGGCCCGCACGGGCCGCCCCTCCCAGCCCGTCCGGCGCTTGAGGACACGACCACCGGCCCGCACGGCCCCGCGTGCGGGCCGGTCCCAGCCCGTCCGGCGCTTGAGGACACGGCCGCAGGCCCGCACGGCCCCGCGTGCGGGCCGGTCCCAGCCCGTCCGGCGCTTGAGGACACGGCCGCAGGCCGTGCCGCGGCCACCGGCCCGCACGGCCCCGCGTGCGCGACCAGGTCCGGCGAGGCTGGACGTAGCCCCCCCGGGAGGAACCCCCGTCAGGCCGCCCCGTGCGCCGCGCAGGCGAACGCGGACGCCGACCGGGACGACCGCGCCGGAGCACTGCGCGCCGTCCGGCCGGTGATCTCCAGCGAGCCCTCGCCCGCCCACCGGCCCAGATACCCCGAGGACATCAGCGACCCCCGGTGGCCGACGGCCGGTTCACGGCAGCCGTCGCACAGCCGGTCGAAGGGAAGCGCCGCACCGGCGGCCCAGATCCGCCCCGTGGCGCCGGCCGGCACCGGACGGCCCTCCTCGTCGCGGACGGTCACCCGCACCCGGGGCACCGCGGATCCCGCGCCGGATCCGTCCGCGTGCGCCGAGGTGCAGTCGGCGGCCGTCCACGGCATCGCGCCGTCGCGCGGCGAGAACTCGGCCAGCAGCCGGGTGTACGGCAGCAGTTCGCGGTGGCGCGCCACCAGCCCGGCCGGCAGCGCGCCCCCGATCACCAGGGCCGTGCCCGGCGCGCCGGTCACCGCCCCTTCGAGGAACTCCGCGTACTCCTCGGGTCCGTACACCGCGGCCGCCCCCGCCTGGTCCCGGCCGGTGGCCGGAGCGGCGGGGCCGTTCAGCCGGCTTCCCGCGGAGATCGCCCACCACAGCGCGGCCAGGCCCAGCGCCCCGCCCGGCCGCCGGCCGGTCCGTACGCCCCGTCCGGGTCGTCCCGCGCGGCGCAGCCGGGCGCCGGTGGCGAGCAGCCAGGCGCGGTGGTCGACGAGATGGCCGACGCAACCGCCGCCCTCGGTGCGCTCCGTGAGGAGATAGGCGACGTCGTCCGGACCGGAGCGCGGCAGCGAGCCGTCGACCCGGACCGGGGCGATCCGCGCCCAGGTGCGCGCGTCGTCGAGCACCATGGCGTCCAGCGCCCAGCGCTCCCGGTGGACGCCGCTGCACAGCACCAGGGTGGCACCGCTCATCTCGGCGATACGGGCCGCGTCCCGCTCGCCGGCCCCGTCCGGCACCGGCACGCAGACGCCGCCCAGGGCCAGTACGGCGAGCTGCGCGACGAGGGACTGGGCGTGGTCGGCGGTGTGGACGAGCACCGGGTCGCCGAGCTGGACCCCGTAGCGGAGCATCACGGAGGCGAGCCGGCTCGCGTTCTCCCGGGCCGCGCCGTAGGTCAGGGGCCGGCCGCCGTCGGCAACGACCACTTCTGAGGGCCGCCGGGCGGCTGCGTGCGCGAACAGGCCGTCGACGGTGACGGGTTCGGCCGCCGTCCGCGACCGCTTCGCGGGGCGTCCGCCGCTGTCACCGCCGGTCTCCCGCCCACCGGTGCCGATCATGGTCACTGCGCTCACTCGGGCCCCCCAGGTACGGCGTGCACACGGGCGTCCCGGGATCGGAGACCGTCTCCGGCCCGGGTGCGAACAGTGTCACCGGGCGTCTCTGGGCAAGTTCTTGAGAGAATGTGCCGTCGCCGTGGGCGCCCCTGCCGGGGCCGGCTCAGGCGCCGCTGACCAGCCGGTCGATCGCCGCCGTGCCCGAGGTGTAGCCGGCCGTCATGGCCCGGACGAGACCGGTGCGCGCGGCCTGCGCGGGCGGGCCGGCCGCATCGGGGCACACCGGCTGCGGCTGTTGCGGGGGCACGGCGGGCTCCGGTGCCAGGGCGGCGGCCGGGACGAGACCGCGGGCGGCCGGCGGGCGCTCCACCGCCTGCGGGACGGCGGACGGCGGTCGCTCCACCGCCTGCGGGAGGTCCGGCGCGGGCACGCCCGGCGGGCCGGCCGGCACCTGGGCGAGCATCGGACGGGGCGCCTGGGGCGCGGGCGCGGGGGTGTGCACGGTCCGGCCGTAGAGCACCTGCTCCATCGCCGACACCAGACGGACGACATCGGCCTGCGGACGCACCACGAGCCGGACGAAGCGGCTGGAGCTGCCGATCTTGTTGCCGCACTCGCGCACCAGCACGCCGTGCTCGGTGAGCAGCCGGTCGCGCAGCAGTGCGCCGTCGACGCCGGCGGGGAGCCGTACATAGACGAAGTTGCCCTGCGAGGGATAGACGGTCAGACCGGGCAGGTGGGACAGGTACCGGATCATCTCGTGCCGGTCGCCGCGCACCCGGCGCAGACTCTCGGCGTACTCGTGACGGTGCTCCCGCAGCATGAAGACCACGGCCTCCGCGAAGGAGTTGAGGTTCCACTTCGGCAGCGCGCCGCGGATCAGGCCGGCCAGGCCGGGGTGGGCGACGAGGTAGCCGAAGCGCACCCCGTGCAGGCCGAAGTTCTTGCCGAGGCTGCGCAGCACGACGACGTTGGGCCGCAGCACGGCCTCGGCGGCCACGCTCGTCTCCTGGCCCTCGTCGGCGAATTCGAGGAACGACTCGTCGACGACGACCAGATCGAGGTCCTGGAGGCGGTCGAGGAGTCCGAGGACCTGCGGCTTGGACAGCAGCCCGCCGTCCGGGTTGTTGGGGTTGCAGACGACGGCGACGCGCGAGCCCCGGGACTCGACGAACCGCACGAACGCCTCCGGGTCGAGGGCGAAGCCGCGGGCCTCCGGCAGCAGCAGCATGTCCACCCGCTTGCCCGTCTCCATCGGCTGGTCCGTCCACCGGCCGAACGTGGGCACCGGCACGGCGAGCGACTCCCGCACCAGCAGATGGTCGATCCAGGTGATCAGCTCGGTGGAGCCGTTGCCCATGGCCACCGTCGCCGGGTTGAGGCCGAGCAGCCGGCAGAGTTCGGCCGTGACGGTCTCCGCGCTGCTCGGGTAGTACGTCAGGATCTCCCGCAGCCCGGCGCCCAGCCGGTCGAACATCGCGGGGGTCGGGAAGTACGGGTTGCAGGGGATGCAGAAGTCGGCGATCTCCCCCGCCTGCGCCCCGGTCGCCCTGGTGAGGGTGAAGTACGACGGGCTGTGCGCGGTGGACGCGCCGAACAGCGCGGTGACGTCGCTGCCTGCCACAAGGTGCCTCCCTGCCTGCCTGGCGGCGGGGTGCCCTCGCGCACCCCGCCGCCGACAGATACGCGCGGCACCGGCCCGGCGTTCACGCCTGCGCGCCGCCGTCCGGTGTCAGCAGGCGGCGCGTTCGGCGGCATCTCCGCACCGGCCGGGCCGCTCGGGGCCGCCCGGCCTGCGCCTGCCGTGCAGCAGCAGGTAGAAGCGCTCCAGGGACTCCGCGGGGCCGTGCTCGAAGCGCTTGACGACCTTGCCGAGCGGGTTCCAGACGCGGCCGTCCGGCATCCTGATGCCCACCGGCTGCCCGAAGAGCTCCCGCTCCCGCTCGTCGAGATCCACCCACCGCGCCCCCGCCCGCCGGACGACGACCTCCCCCGCGTACGCGCCGAGCCCCCGGAGCACCCCCTCCACGGCGGCCCGCTCCGAGGTGCTGCGTCTGAGTCCGTCGACGACGAAGTCCACCAGCCTGAGGCTGGCCACCGTGTAGTCCAGCGGCAGTCTGCTCCGCTCGCTCAACTCGGCGACGAACCCTGCGGCATACCCCTGCATGCCGTCGGCGCCCGGCAGCCGCGCTGCACGCCCTTCCTTCGACATCCGTACCTCCCGAACCTGCGGCCACGTCGACCACGCCCGTCCCAGCGGAACGGGGGCGGGAAGCGTCACGGGGCGCGCGGGTGTCGGTTCTCACAGCCCGGACGCCGCACCCCCGTACAACCATCACCCGCCCTCGCGCGTCCGCGCGCCCCCGGCCTCTCGGCCCCGGATGCGCGCACAGGGCCGGTGCGCCCCGGTGGCCCCGGCACCGCGCTGCGCACGGCGTCCTCAAACGCCGGACGGGCTGAAGTCGCCCCGCGCCTCGGGCCGCGTGCCTGCAGGCTGGTTATCAGCCTCGCCGGCGATTGAGGCGCGGGGTGCGGGGCAGAGCCCCGCCGGACCCGGATACACGCACAGGGCCGACGCGCCCCGGTGGCCCCGGCACAGCCTACGGCCGTGTCCTCAAACGCCGGACGGGCTTGGAGTCGCCCTGCGTCTCGGGCCGCGTGCCTGCAGGCTGGTTATCAGCCTCGCCGGCGATTGAGGCGCGGGGCGCGGGGCAGAGCCCCGCCGGACCCGGATACACGCACAGGGCCGACGCGCCCCGGTAGCCCCGGCACCGCGCCGCGCACGGCATCCTCAAACGCCGGACGGGCTGAAGTCGCCCGGTCCGGCCCACCCCCAGAGGGAACGCCGGTCGAACTGCAGTTGCCCACCTGAACACCCCCCAGAGGGAACGCCTGACAGGCTGGAGTTGCCCACCTCAACGCCCCCAGGGGCTTCAACGCTTCCCTCGCTTCGCCGGCCGCTCACGCCTCGGGGGCGAAGCCGGCGCGTCCGCGAGCAGGCGGGCGCAGTACGCGGCGATCTCCTCCGGGCCCCCCGCGGCCCGCGCCAGCCTCTCGTGCACGGGATGCTCCGGGTCCCGCGCCCACCCCGTGCCCTCGCGGCCCGCCCCGTACCGCCGGCAGTGCGCGAGGTCGTCCTTCGCGGTCGGCGGCCGCTCCCGGCCGCGCTCCGGGGTGGCGACGGGCGAGGGGCGGCCCGACGGAGCGGGATCGCTCCGTACGGACGGCGGCCCGGCAGGGAGCGTGCGCGGCGCGGGCGAGGGCGCCCGCGGGGAGGGTTCGGCGAACGGCACGGGAAGCGCACCCGCCGCCATCGCCACCCCGCCGAGCAGCACCCCGGCCGCCAGCGCGCCCGCCCCGGCCTTGAGCGCCCGCGCGGGCGGCAGTCGCCGCCGGGGGACGGGGGCGCGCCAGTCGTCCGGACCGCGGACGGGCTGCCCGAGGGCGCCCTCGTCACGGGCGGACCGGAAGGCGGCGAGCGCCCGCCCGGCGGGTCCGGGCGCCACGGGGCCGGGGCGGGCGGCGGCCAGGAGCAGCTCGTCGAGCGCGTCGGCGCCCGGCCCGGGCGCGGGTGCGGCGCCCGCCGCCTCGGGCCGCACGGGCTCCGCCGGCTCGGCCGGCTCGGCCGGCTCGGCCGATCGGTTTTCGGTCATCTCGCACCACCCAGCGCACGCCGGTCCGAATCTGTCACGGACCCCCCGGCCCGCAGCTCCGCGAGCTCCCTCTCCAGCCGTCGCAGACCCCGGTGGGCGGCGGACCGGACGGCTCCCTGCCGGGTGCCGAGCACCCGGGCGGCGGCCGGTCCGTCGAGCCCGATGACGGTCTGGAGCAGCACGGCCTCCGCCTGCCGGCGCGGCAGCCGGGCGATCAGCGCCAGGGCCGCGCGGGTGGACACGGTTTCGAGGACCTCCTGCTCGGTGTCCTGACGGGACGGCAGCCCTGTCAGGTCGACCTCCAGGAGGCTGCCGCGCGGCCGGCTCCCCACCCGCCGCAGATGATCGACGGCGCGGTGGCGCGCGATCTGGGCGGTCCATGCCCGGAAGCCGGCCCCGTCGCCGCGGAAGCGCCCGATGTCACGTGCGATTTCCAGCCAGGCATCGGAGGCGACGTCCTCGGCGTCGTCCCCGACGAGTCCGCGCAGGAAGTTGAGGAGGGGCGGATGCACGATCCGGTACGCGGTGGTGAAGGCCGCCTCGTCCCCCTGCTGGGCCCGCTCGACCGCCCGGCCGAGCTCCGTGTCGCGCTCCTGCGCGCGGCGCCTGATCCCCTCGGTGCGCGGCTCGGCGCGCGCCTCCCCCTTCCAGGGGCCGCGACGGCCGCGGTGCTCCGCCGGACCCGAGACGGACCGTCCGTCCCCCGCGCCACGGGACTCCGCCGACCCCGGCAAGGACCGCCCCTCCCCCGCCTCACCGGACTCCGCCGAATCCGGCAAGGACCGTCGGTCCCGGTGCTCCGCCGACCCCGGCAAGGACCGCCCCTCCCCCTCGCCACGGCGCTCCGCCGACCCCGGGGACGGACGATCCCGCCCGGTCTCCCGTTCGCCGGGATTCCCGCGCGTCCCCCCTGTCGGCACCGGCGCGCCCCTCCGTTCCCCTCGCTCTTCGTCCGCGGGCCCCCGGCTGCCGACCCCCTCGCCCGGCATCGGACCCGCACGGCATGCCCATGCCATGCAGCACCGCGGAATTCCCCCACACACCCTCAGCGTCAGCACCGACGGAAACGTCACTGATGACGGACGGCAGCACGAAGGCCGGACCCGCGCGGAGCGCGGATCCGGCCCGTGCCGGGGCAACCGGTGCCCCGTGTGCGTCAGTTGCCCGGTCGGTGGCCCAGGATCGGCGGCTCGGCGAGCCGTACGAGCTCCAGCGCCTGCTCGGGGAACCAGCCTCCCGCCGCGGGGTCGACCATGCCGCGCTCCGGGTCCTCGGGGCCCTGCGTACCGCGCAGGCACAGCCCGTCCGACTCACCGGGGATCTTGATCCACAGCTTGGCGTCGTACAGCGGGTCGCCGGTGTTCAGGGTCGGACGGTCGCCGAGGCCGCGCCCGGGCGGGTTGCACCAGTCCTGCGCGTCGGTGTACTTGCCGGGCGGCGGGGTCCAGGGTCCCAGTCCGTTGCGGCTGGTGTCCGTCACGAAGTGCTTCCGCTCCCCGAGGGGCGTGGTCACGTTCTCCTTCAGCCACGTCTCGGCGTCCGCCCGCGGCCAGTACTGGTTCGGGCAGGCCGCGGCCTCGCCGCCGTCCTGGACGTAGCCGATGCAGGACGAGATCAGCGTGCCGTACCAGTGACTGTCCTCCTCGGTGCGGTAGTTGGAGGCGTTGGTGAAGAACCCGGTGGCCTCGCCGACGCCCGCACGCAGCAGCCGGGGCACGATCGACTCGACGCCGTGCCAGCCGGGGTGGCCGGTGTCGAGGTAGACCTTGGTGCCGGCCAGCGGCTCCAGGCTGTCCACGGCGTAGCGCACCTCGTCGTAGCGGGCCGCCGTCTTCGTCCCCTGGGCGTCGTCCTGGCCGCAGTCGGCGGGAAGCAGCGCCAGCGAGTCGGGTTCGAGGACCACCATCGCCGGACGGTCGCCGATGCCCCGGGCCACGGCGTCGATCCACTCCTTGTACTCGGCGGTCGTGGAGGCCCCGCCGCCCGAGTAGTTGGAGCAGTCGCGGCCGGGCACGTTGTAGAGGGCGAACACCGGCGTCGTCCGCTTGCGGGCGGCGTCGCGGACGGTCCTGCGCGCCGACTCCTCCACCTCCGCCGGGCTCTGGTCGCCGTACCAGACGGCCTGGGGCGTGTGCGCCATCGCCACGATCCCGGCGGCGTCGGCGAGCCGCCCGGAACGCGCGAGGTCCAGTGCCTGGTCGTACGCCGCGGGGTTGGCCGGCGGGGTGTACAGGCGCGCGGCGGACGGACGCGCGGCCCCGTCCCCGGTGTGCCCGGCCGCGGCCGCCGGCACCGTGAGCAGCGCGGCGGCGAGTGCCGCGGCGGACACCAGGGGGGGGAGGGCTGTTCTTCGGCGCATGCTCAGGGCCCTTCGTGACGGCAGGACGGAGAGGACGGAGAGAACGGACATGGCGGAGAGG
This window contains:
- a CDS encoding NAD(P)/FAD-dependent oxidoreductase, with the protein product MVLGKHAVVVGGSVAGLTAAGALAGRFERVTVLDRDALPSDAANRKGVPQARHSHALLIGGRLALEKVFPGLTAELTAGGAVPWDPGNDLLFHQMGAFRIPYSTGMMGVSLTRAYLEHSLRRRVGALPNAVLRDNAAVTQVVGVPGRVTGVQLDDGEVIEADLVVDATGRSDRGDRWLEQVGCQAPEVDTVKIDVGYSSRMLHRTPGDRLTEMGGLLFLMASIGPNDKRAAAAFAVEDDRWIITLGGWHRSYAPTDPDGFAAFAAGLPTSHMKDLLARSEPVDPGNALRYTYPNSRRRYFERLRRPPAGYVAIGDAVCSFNPLYGQGMTVAILEALELGDSLDRCGGPTEEMTRTYFRAVGKLLEMPWRISVAGDFIFPETVGPKAFGTDVANWYVGQVTRASHTSVDVHRVMLEVQQMLAPPSALLRPGVIARSLRAARRSPAVSSRPGAVRSPVG
- a CDS encoding AMP-binding protein, whose protein sequence is MSAVTMIGTGGRETGGDSGGRPAKRSRTAAEPVTVDGLFAHAAARRPSEVVVADGGRPLTYGAARENASRLASVMLRYGVQLGDPVLVHTADHAQSLVAQLAVLALGGVCVPVPDGAGERDAARIAEMSGATLVLCSGVHRERWALDAMVLDDARTWARIAPVRVDGSLPRSGPDDVAYLLTERTEGGGCVGHLVDHRAWLLATGARLRRAGRPGRGVRTGRRPGGALGLAALWWAISAGSRLNGPAAPATGRDQAGAAAVYGPEEYAEFLEGAVTGAPGTALVIGGALPAGLVARHRELLPYTRLLAEFSPRDGAMPWTAADCTSAHADGSGAGSAVPRVRVTVRDEEGRPVPAGATGRIWAAGAALPFDRLCDGCREPAVGHRGSLMSSGYLGRWAGEGSLEITGRTARSAPARSSRSASAFACAAHGAA
- a CDS encoding pyridoxal phosphate-dependent aminotransferase, with translation MAGSDVTALFGASTAHSPSYFTLTRATGAQAGEIADFCIPCNPYFPTPAMFDRLGAGLREILTYYPSSAETVTAELCRLLGLNPATVAMGNGSTELITWIDHLLVRESLAVPVPTFGRWTDQPMETGKRVDMLLLPEARGFALDPEAFVRFVESRGSRVAVVCNPNNPDGGLLSKPQVLGLLDRLQDLDLVVVDESFLEFADEGQETSVAAEAVLRPNVVVLRSLGKNFGLHGVRFGYLVAHPGLAGLIRGALPKWNLNSFAEAVVFMLREHRHEYAESLRRVRGDRHEMIRYLSHLPGLTVYPSQGNFVYVRLPAGVDGALLRDRLLTEHGVLVRECGNKIGSSSRFVRLVVRPQADVVRLVSAMEQVLYGRTVHTPAPAPQAPRPMLAQVPAGPPGVPAPDLPQAVERPPSAVPQAVERPPAARGLVPAAALAPEPAVPPQQPQPVCPDAAGPPAQAARTGLVRAMTAGYTSGTAAIDRLVSGA
- a CDS encoding RNA polymerase sigma factor, whose product is MRRRAQERDTELGRAVERAQQGDEAAFTTAYRIVHPPLLNFLRGLVGDDAEDVASDAWLEIARDIGRFRGDGAGFRAWTAQIARHRAVDHLRRVGSRPRGSLLEVDLTGLPSRQDTEQEVLETVSTRAALALIARLPRRQAEAVLLQTVIGLDGPAAARVLGTRQGAVRSAAHRGLRRLERELAELRAGGSVTDSDRRALGGAR
- a CDS encoding glycoside hydrolase family 6 protein, translating into MSVLSVLSVLPSRRALSMRRRTALPPLVSAAALAAALLTVPAAAAGHTGDGAARPSAARLYTPPANPAAYDQALDLARSGRLADAAGIVAMAHTPQAVWYGDQSPAEVEESARRTVRDAARKRTTPVFALYNVPGRDCSNYSGGGASTTAEYKEWIDAVARGIGDRPAMVVLEPDSLALLPADCGQDDAQGTKTAARYDEVRYAVDSLEPLAGTKVYLDTGHPGWHGVESIVPRLLRAGVGEATGFFTNASNYRTEEDSHWYGTLISSCIGYVQDGGEAAACPNQYWPRADAETWLKENVTTPLGERKHFVTDTSRNGLGPWTPPPGKYTDAQDWCNPPGRGLGDRPTLNTGDPLYDAKLWIKIPGESDGLCLRGTQGPEDPERGMVDPAAGGWFPEQALELVRLAEPPILGHRPGN